From one Rubrobacter xylanophilus genomic stretch:
- a CDS encoding iron-sulfur cluster assembly protein → MSGIREAEVLGALSGVRDPELDEPITTLGFVSHVEREGATVRIRLRLPTYFCSPNFAYIMAEDAKRALLSLPRVRRAEVTLEDFHVAEEINRGVQRDEGFDRAMASFSDETSGEDLDAVRETFRRKAFIRRQEILCRTLLARGKSPRELAHMCLGEVPPCPELEVYLQRRRELGFDLSPTSPLLLSAGGDPIPEAAVVEHLRKARLTRISLEGNGALCSDLLAARYGRKEKSSA, encoded by the coding sequence GTGAGCGGGATCCGGGAAGCGGAGGTCCTGGGCGCCCTCTCGGGCGTCCGGGACCCGGAGCTCGACGAACCGATCACCACCCTCGGGTTCGTCTCGCACGTCGAGCGGGAAGGGGCAACGGTGCGCATTCGGCTCAGGCTCCCCACCTACTTCTGCTCGCCCAACTTCGCCTACATCATGGCCGAGGACGCCAAGAGGGCCCTGCTCTCGCTGCCCCGGGTAAGGCGGGCCGAGGTGACCCTCGAAGATTTCCACGTCGCCGAGGAGATAAACCGCGGGGTGCAGAGGGACGAGGGCTTCGACCGGGCGATGGCCTCCTTCTCGGACGAGACGAGTGGGGAGGACCTCGACGCCGTGCGCGAGACCTTCCGCAGGAAAGCCTTCATCCGCCGCCAGGAGATCCTCTGCCGCACCCTGCTCGCCCGGGGCAAAAGCCCGCGAGAGCTGGCGCACATGTGCCTCGGCGAGGTTCCGCCCTGCCCGGAGCTCGAGGTCTACCTGCAGCGCAGGAGGGAGCTCGGGTTCGATCTCTCCCCCACCTCCCCGCTGCTCCTGAGCGCGGGTGGAGATCCCATCCCCGAAGCGGCGGTGGTCGAGCACCTGAGGAAGGCGCGCCTGACCAGGATCAGCCTGGAGGGCAACGGCGCGTTGTGCAGTGATCTGCTCGCAGCGAGATACGGCAGAAAGGAGAAGAGCAGCGCATGA
- a CDS encoding NAD(P)-dependent alcohol dehydrogenase, translated as MKAARLHEYNEEIGTSPLKVEEVEDPRIEGPFDVIVRIGAAGLCRTDLHIIEGQWRPIQDPDGALLPYIPGHENAGWVEEVGSAVTNVQPGDTVIVHPLITCGLCRACRAGDDMHCENASFPGLSRDGGFAEYLKTSARSVVKLDPSLHPRDIAALADAGLTAYHAVKKAAPLLYPGTRCVVIGSGGLGHIGIQTLKALTPAEVIVVDPSEGALELARELGADQTVKVEGGYVDKVLEMTGGGAEVVLDFVGEKGAQADAWRMTRPRGSHFVVGYGGRVEVPTIDIISTERNIIGNLVGTYNDLAELMTLTAQGKVRLHTKTYPLEEINTAVADLNEGRLHGRGIIVPEAA; from the coding sequence ATGAAGGCAGCCCGGCTGCACGAGTATAATGAGGAGATAGGGACGAGCCCCCTGAAGGTGGAGGAGGTCGAAGACCCCAGGATAGAGGGTCCCTTCGACGTCATCGTGCGCATCGGGGCCGCGGGGCTCTGCCGCACCGACCTGCACATCATCGAGGGCCAGTGGCGACCCATCCAGGACCCCGACGGCGCCCTCCTGCCGTACATCCCCGGCCACGAGAACGCCGGCTGGGTAGAGGAGGTGGGCTCCGCGGTCACCAACGTCCAGCCCGGAGACACGGTGATCGTCCACCCCCTCATCACCTGCGGGCTGTGCCGGGCGTGCCGGGCCGGCGACGACATGCACTGCGAGAACGCCTCCTTCCCCGGGCTCTCGCGCGACGGGGGCTTCGCCGAGTACCTGAAGACCAGCGCCCGCTCGGTCGTCAAGCTGGACCCGAGCCTCCACCCAAGGGACATAGCCGCGCTCGCCGACGCGGGCCTAACCGCCTACCACGCGGTGAAGAAGGCCGCCCCCCTGCTCTACCCCGGAACCCGCTGCGTGGTGATCGGCTCCGGAGGCCTGGGGCACATCGGCATCCAGACCCTCAAGGCCCTCACCCCCGCCGAGGTGATCGTGGTCGACCCCTCCGAGGGGGCGCTGGAGCTCGCCAGGGAGCTCGGTGCCGACCAGACCGTGAAGGTGGAGGGCGGCTACGTGGACAAAGTCCTGGAGATGACCGGCGGCGGGGCCGAGGTCGTCCTCGATTTCGTCGGAGAGAAGGGGGCTCAGGCCGACGCCTGGCGGATGACCCGGCCGCGGGGCTCGCACTTCGTGGTGGGCTACGGCGGCAGGGTGGAGGTCCCGACCATAGACATAATCTCCACCGAGCGCAACATAATAGGCAACCTGGTCGGCACCTACAACGACCTGGCCGAGCTGATGACCCTCACCGCCCAGGGCAAGGTGAGGCTGCACACCAAGACCTACCCGCTGGAGGAGATAAACACCGCCGTGGCAGACCTCAACGAGGGCCGGCTGCACGGGCGCGGGATCATCGTGCCGGAGGCAGCGTAG
- a CDS encoding P1 family peptidase has protein sequence MTVPGRDSICDVPGVLVGQVTDREGLTGCTAVLFERPAVVGVDVRGSSPGTRETDRLAPTASVRHTHALLLTGGSAFGLAAAEGVVRFLEERGVGLDVGFARIPLVSAAVLFDLAVGSPEARPGPGMGYEAAAAATGDPPEQGSVGAGTGATVGKVLGLERAMKGGVGSASVRLEGGLVVGAIVAVNAFGDVRDPRTGRIIAGPRLEDGSPGDTVELLLRASSRLSWENTTLGVIATNARLSKAQAAKVAQVAHHGLVRTIHPVHSTVDGDLIFAASVGGEVEAATDVVGAWAARVVAESVLRAVREAEGIPGVPSAPEL, from the coding sequence CTGACGGTCCCGGGGCGGGACAGCATCTGCGACGTCCCCGGCGTGCTGGTGGGGCAGGTTACCGATCGGGAGGGCCTCACCGGCTGCACGGCCGTCCTCTTCGAGCGGCCCGCCGTGGTGGGGGTGGACGTGCGGGGCTCCTCCCCCGGCACCCGTGAGACCGACCGGCTGGCCCCCACCGCGAGCGTCCGGCACACCCACGCGCTGCTGCTGACCGGCGGCAGCGCCTTCGGTCTGGCGGCGGCCGAGGGGGTGGTCCGTTTTCTGGAGGAGCGCGGGGTGGGACTCGACGTGGGCTTCGCCCGGATACCGCTGGTCTCCGCCGCGGTGCTCTTCGATCTGGCCGTCGGGTCTCCGGAGGCCCGGCCCGGGCCCGGGATGGGCTACGAGGCGGCTGCGGCCGCGACGGGAGATCCTCCGGAGCAGGGGAGCGTCGGCGCGGGGACCGGGGCGACGGTGGGGAAGGTCCTGGGGCTCGAGCGGGCGATGAAGGGGGGCGTGGGCAGCGCCTCCGTCCGGCTGGAGGGCGGGCTGGTGGTGGGGGCCATCGTGGCGGTGAACGCCTTCGGCGACGTCCGGGATCCGCGCACCGGCCGGATAATCGCGGGTCCCCGGCTGGAGGATGGCTCGCCGGGGGACACGGTGGAGCTCCTCCTGCGGGCCTCCTCCCGGCTCTCGTGGGAGAACACCACGCTGGGGGTGATCGCCACCAACGCCCGGCTCTCCAAGGCGCAGGCGGCCAAGGTGGCCCAGGTGGCCCACCACGGGCTCGTGCGCACCATCCACCCCGTCCACTCCACGGTGGACGGGGATCTCATCTTCGCCGCTTCCGTCGGGGGGGAGGTGGAGGCCGCGACGGACGTGGTGGGGGCGTGGGCGGCGCGGGTGGTCGCCGAGTCGGTGCTGCGGGCGGTGCGCGAGGCGGAAGGGATACCCGGCGTCCCCTCCGCCCCGGAGCTGTGA